From Triticum urartu cultivar G1812 chromosome 2, Tu2.1, whole genome shotgun sequence, a single genomic window includes:
- the LOC125538771 gene encoding plant UBX domain-containing protein 1, whose protein sequence is MEAEYPQINPLLLCSRRRKRVEDEGGLELLLSMDLDEEETRPEQQAPPRVPDKLKAVSQELGHEIRIFTSTTFELMTSKLAKADQEEDDDFYELQPSDYYKLISNRLAEQSKVLKTRKIREAELAAQRARLTKAVARVRFPDGYILEAEFHPSETVHSLVDLLMKVIARPDLPFYLYTVPPKKRIMDTSQDFYTIGFVPGANVFFSYDLPEGSELNTDAVKSGPYLREEIRTLDGLSLESEPSDQPDDSKTNSDSAHQSYAFQSDSAPPAAANKKSAKPKWFKR, encoded by the exons ATGGAAGCAGAGTACCCCCAAATAAACCCTCTCCTCCTCTGCTCCAGGCGCCGGAAAAGGGTGGAGGACGAGGGAGGGCTCGAGCTGCTGCTGTCCATGGATCTCGACGAGGAGGAGACGCGCCCGGAGCAGCAGGCGCCGCCCCGGGTTCCG GACAAGCTGAAAGCAGTGTCACAAGAGCTTGGACATGAGATCCGGATATTTACAAGCACAACATTTGAGCTAATGACTAGCAAATTGGCCAAGGCAGATCAGG AGGAAGACGATGACTTCTATGAGCTTCAGCCTAGTGATTATTACAAGTTGATTTCAAATAGGCTTGCAG AACAATCGAAAGTTCTGAAGACTCGTAAAATAAGGGAAGCAGAACTTGCTGCTCAACGAGCAAGGCTAACAAAG GCAGTGGCGAGGGTTCGATTCCCTGATGGTTACATTCTTGAGGCTGAGTTCCATCCATCAGAGACGGTACATAGTCTGGTGGATCTTCTCATGAAAGTAATTGCTAGACCAGACCTGCCATTCTATCTTT ACACAGTTCCTCCAAAGAAGCGAATAATGGACACCTCGCAGGACTTCTACACAATTGGCTTTGTTCCTGGAGCTAATGTCTTCTTTTCTTATGATCTGCCTGAAG GGTCGGAGTTAAATACAGATGCTGTAAAATCCGGACCATATCTCCGTGAAGAAATTCGAACTTTGGATGGACTGTCACTTGAGTCGGAACCTTCTGACCAACCTGATGATTCAAAGACAAATTCTGATTCAGCTCATCAGTCTTATGCATTCCAATCTGATTCTGCACCACCAGCAGCAGCAAATAAGAAATCAGCCAAACCAAAGTGGTTCAAAAG GTGA